A single genomic interval of Sinorhizobium garamanticum harbors:
- the tolR gene encoding protein TolR, whose protein sequence is MGMAVGGAKGSGGGRRRRNGKKAIMSEINVTPFVDVMLVLLIIFMVAAPMMTVGVPIDLPETQAKALNSDTQPITVSVNPAGEIFLQETPIAIDEVVPKLEAIATTGYNERIYVRGDTNADYGTVMKVMARISAAGFKNLGLVTLQEQEK, encoded by the coding sequence ATGGGTATGGCAGTTGGCGGAGCCAAGGGTTCGGGCGGCGGGCGTCGTCGGCGCAACGGCAAGAAGGCAATCATGAGCGAAATCAACGTCACGCCCTTCGTGGACGTGATGCTGGTGCTGCTCATCATCTTCATGGTGGCGGCACCGATGATGACGGTCGGCGTGCCGATCGATCTGCCGGAGACGCAGGCCAAGGCGCTCAACTCCGACACCCAGCCGATTACCGTTTCGGTCAATCCGGCCGGGGAAATCTTCCTGCAGGAAACGCCGATCGCCATCGACGAGGTCGTTCCGAAACTCGAGGCAATTGCCACCACCGGCTACAACGAGCGCATCTATGTGCGCGGCGATACCAATGCCGACTACGGCACGGTGATGAAGGTCATGGCGCGGATATCGGCGGCCGGCTTCAAGAATCTCGGCCTTGTCACGCTGCAAGAACAGGAAAAGTGA
- the pal gene encoding peptidoglycan-associated lipoprotein Pal, giving the protein MSRIDTPAASRMQSIARNPVMIALVMTLALAGCASKKNLPNDAAGLGLGAGAATPGSQQDFTVNVGDRIFFDTDSSSIRADAQATLDRQAQWLAKYPNYAITVEGHADERGTREYNLALGARRAAATRDYLASRGVPANRMRTISYGKEKPVAVCDDISCWSQNRRAVTVLGGASM; this is encoded by the coding sequence ATGAGCCGAATTGACACCCCGGCCGCGAGCCGCATGCAGTCCATCGCCCGCAATCCTGTCATGATCGCTCTCGTCATGACGCTCGCTCTTGCCGGCTGCGCTTCCAAAAAGAACCTGCCGAATGATGCCGCCGGCCTCGGCCTTGGCGCAGGTGCTGCAACGCCGGGCTCGCAGCAGGACTTCACCGTCAACGTCGGCGACCGCATCTTCTTCGACACGGATTCCAGCTCCATCCGCGCCGACGCCCAGGCGACACTCGACCGTCAGGCCCAGTGGCTGGCGAAGTACCCGAACTACGCGATCACCGTCGAAGGCCACGCCGACGAGCGCGGCACCCGCGAGTACAACCTGGCGCTCGGCGCCCGCCGTGCCGCTGCGACCCGCGACTATCTCGCCAGCCGCGGCGTTCCCGCAAACCGTATGCGCACGATTTCGTACGGCAAGGAAAAGCCGGTTGCTGTCTGCGACGACATTTCCTGCTGGTCGCAGAACCGCCGCGCCGTTACCGTTCTCGGCGGCGCTAGCATGTAA
- a CDS encoding NAD-dependent epimerase/dehydratase family protein: MKIAILGGDGFVGWPTALHLSDAGHDIHILDNLSRRWIDTELGVQSLTPMDSIQERTRIWHAETGRRIHFKLMDLARDYELLKNWLAEHRPDAIVHFAEQRAAPYSMKSDRHKNYTVNNNVNATHNLLNAMVELDLDAHLVHLGTMGVYGYSTVGAAIPEGYLPVGIETTDGETVSQEILYPSNPGSIYHMTKCLDQLLFQFYAKNDGLRITDLHQGIVWGTHTEQTRRHQQLINRFDYDGDYGTVLNRFLIQAAIGYPLTVHGTGGQTRAFIHIQDSVRCIELALNNPPARGSRVEIFNQMTETHRVRDLAEMIAAMTGSRIAWLPNPRKEAAENELVVHNEKFLALGLDPIRLQDGLLSEIVDVAKKFAYRVDRSRVPAVSAWTKDIAPLINHDPEGKRLKSVS; this comes from the coding sequence ATGAAGATTGCAATCCTCGGCGGTGATGGTTTCGTCGGCTGGCCGACCGCGCTGCACCTATCCGATGCGGGCCACGACATCCACATTCTCGACAACCTTTCCCGCCGCTGGATCGATACGGAGCTGGGCGTCCAGTCGCTGACCCCGATGGACTCGATCCAGGAGCGCACCCGGATATGGCATGCCGAGACCGGCCGGCGCATCCACTTCAAGCTGATGGACCTCGCCCGCGACTACGAACTTCTCAAGAACTGGCTCGCCGAGCATCGCCCGGACGCGATCGTCCATTTCGCCGAACAGCGCGCGGCGCCCTATTCGATGAAGAGCGACCGGCACAAGAACTACACGGTCAACAACAACGTCAATGCCACGCACAACCTGTTGAACGCGATGGTCGAGCTCGACCTCGACGCCCATCTCGTTCATCTCGGGACAATGGGCGTCTATGGTTATTCGACCGTCGGCGCGGCGATCCCCGAGGGCTATCTGCCGGTCGGGATCGAGACAACGGATGGCGAGACCGTGAGCCAGGAGATTCTTTATCCGTCCAATCCCGGCTCGATCTATCACATGACCAAGTGTCTCGATCAGCTTCTCTTCCAGTTCTACGCCAAGAACGACGGTCTCCGGATCACCGACCTGCACCAGGGCATTGTCTGGGGCACGCACACCGAACAGACGCGTCGGCACCAGCAGCTCATCAACCGCTTCGACTACGACGGCGATTACGGCACGGTGCTCAACCGCTTTCTGATACAGGCGGCGATCGGCTACCCGCTGACGGTTCACGGCACCGGCGGCCAGACCCGCGCCTTCATCCACATCCAGGATTCGGTCCGCTGCATTGAACTCGCGCTCAACAATCCGCCGGCGCGCGGCAGCCGTGTCGAGATTTTCAACCAGATGACCGAGACGCATCGCGTCCGTGATCTCGCCGAAATGATCGCCGCGATGACTGGCTCCAGGATCGCCTGGCTTCCCAATCCGCGCAAAGAGGCCGCCGAGAACGAGCTTGTCGTGCACAACGAGAAATTCCTGGCGCTTGGCCTCGATCCGATCCGCCTTCAGGACGGGTTGCTTTCGGAAATCGTCGATGTGGCAAAGAAATTCGCCTACCGCGTCGATCGTTCGCGTGTCCCGGCAGTCTCCGCCTGGACGAAGGACATTGCCCCGTTGATCAATCACGATCCGGAAGGCAAGCGGCTGAAATCCGTTTCATGA
- the tolQ gene encoding protein TolQ, whose translation MEQVGLAATSDVTLWSLFMEAGFVVKLVMLGLIAASVWTWGIVVDKTLNFGRVRRQLDNFEQVFWSGQSLEELYRTLSDRQTAGMGAIFVSAMREWKKSFERGARSPIGLQMRIDRAMDVTLARESETLEARLGSLATIGSAAPFIGLFGTVVGIMTSFQAIAGSKSTNLAVVAPGIAEALLATAIGLLAAIPAVIAYNKFSADAGKLTARMEAFADEFSAILSRQIDEKLQSPRQAAQ comes from the coding sequence ATGGAACAGGTTGGATTGGCCGCGACGAGCGATGTGACCCTCTGGTCGCTGTTCATGGAAGCGGGCTTTGTCGTGAAGCTGGTCATGCTGGGGTTGATCGCAGCCTCGGTCTGGACCTGGGGTATCGTCGTCGACAAGACGTTGAACTTCGGCCGTGTCCGCCGCCAGCTCGACAATTTCGAGCAGGTTTTCTGGTCCGGTCAATCGCTCGAGGAGCTTTATCGCACGCTCTCCGACCGGCAGACGGCCGGCATGGGCGCGATCTTCGTCTCCGCCATGCGCGAATGGAAGAAGAGCTTCGAGCGCGGCGCCCGCTCGCCGATCGGCCTGCAGATGCGTATCGACCGTGCCATGGACGTGACGCTCGCTCGCGAGTCCGAAACGCTCGAGGCAAGGCTCGGCTCGCTCGCGACCATCGGCTCGGCCGCCCCCTTCATCGGTCTCTTCGGCACCGTTGTCGGCATCATGACCTCGTTCCAGGCAATCGCCGGCTCGAAATCGACCAACCTTGCCGTCGTCGCGCCCGGTATCGCCGAGGCGCTTCTTGCGACCGCCATCGGCCTGCTTGCTGCTATCCCCGCCGTTATCGCCTACAACAAGTTTTCCGCCGACGCCGGCAAGCTGACTGCACGCATGGAAGCCTTTGCCGATGAATTCTCCGCCATCTTGTCGCGGCAGATCGACGAGAAGCTGCAGTCCCCGCGCCAGGCTGCGCAATAA
- a CDS encoding Ku protein has product MPARALWKGQLRLSLVSIPVELFSATRPGASVSFRQIHKPSGKPIHYQKVVEGVGPVDVDDIVKGYEYEDDKYVLLEPKEVDSIKLETKKTLELVQFVGVADISPLYFDRPYYLVPADELAEDAYRVVRDALRQSERIGLGQLTLRGREYLAAVKPCGDGLLLETLRYADELRKADPMFSDISGKKAEKELLEVASALIEKKTAPFDANAFKDNYTAALKELVKRKMKGKSTRVTVEEGERPERRGDNVVDLMAALKKSLESGEGKKSQPKAQSASRRGRRKSA; this is encoded by the coding sequence ATGCCGGCTCGCGCGCTTTGGAAAGGTCAACTTCGTCTCTCGCTGGTTTCGATCCCGGTCGAATTGTTCAGTGCGACCCGCCCGGGCGCCAGCGTCTCCTTCCGCCAGATCCACAAGCCTTCGGGCAAGCCGATCCACTACCAGAAGGTGGTGGAAGGCGTCGGGCCGGTCGACGTCGACGACATCGTCAAAGGCTACGAATACGAGGACGACAAATACGTTCTCCTCGAACCGAAGGAAGTGGATTCCATAAAGCTCGAGACAAAGAAGACCCTGGAACTGGTGCAATTCGTCGGCGTGGCCGATATCTCGCCCCTCTATTTCGACAGGCCGTACTATCTCGTCCCGGCAGATGAGCTCGCGGAGGACGCCTACCGGGTCGTGCGCGATGCGCTCCGGCAATCAGAAAGGATAGGGCTCGGCCAACTGACACTGAGAGGCCGCGAATACCTGGCGGCGGTCAAACCCTGCGGCGACGGCCTGCTCCTGGAGACGCTGCGCTATGCGGACGAACTCAGGAAGGCCGACCCGATGTTCTCCGACATCTCGGGCAAGAAAGCGGAAAAGGAGCTGCTCGAGGTCGCCAGCGCCCTTATCGAAAAGAAAACCGCGCCCTTCGACGCCAACGCCTTCAAAGACAACTATACGGCGGCCCTGAAGGAACTCGTCAAGCGCAAGATGAAAGGCAAGTCGACGCGCGTCACCGTCGAGGAGGGCGAGCGCCCAGAGCGGCGCGGGGACAATGTCGTCGACCTGATGGCGGCGCTGAAGAAAAGCCTCGAAAGCGGCGAGGGCAAGAAATCGCAGCCAAAGGCGCAATCCGCCTCGCGCCGTGGCCGGCGGAAATCGGCATGA
- the ybgC gene encoding tol-pal system-associated acyl-CoA thioesterase, with protein MSLISLAGELTENGHRLVQRVYYEDTDFSGVVYHARYLHFMERARTDYLRLLGVEQASLAIEGDTEGLVFVVHRMEIDFKLPARMDDILTIETTTERAGGAKMVLQQEIRRDGVLLIAAKVIIAVINGQGRPRRLPEALAIKFLAAGHKTPTRVE; from the coding sequence ATGTCACTAATTTCGCTCGCGGGCGAACTGACCGAAAACGGCCATCGACTCGTGCAGCGAGTCTATTACGAGGACACCGATTTTTCCGGCGTTGTCTATCACGCGCGCTACCTGCATTTCATGGAGCGGGCCAGAACCGACTATCTGCGGTTGCTCGGCGTCGAACAGGCATCGCTTGCCATCGAAGGCGATACGGAAGGCCTCGTCTTCGTCGTTCACCGCATGGAGATCGACTTCAAGTTGCCGGCGCGCATGGACGACATCCTCACGATCGAGACGACGACCGAGAGGGCCGGTGGCGCCAAAATGGTGCTGCAGCAGGAGATCCGTCGCGATGGCGTGTTGCTGATCGCCGCCAAGGTCATCATCGCCGTCATCAACGGGCAGGGCCGACCACGCCGGTTGCCCGAAGCGCTGGCGATAAAGTTCCTGGCGGCGGGACACAAGACCCCGACCCGGGTTGAGTAG
- the tolB gene encoding Tol-Pal system beta propeller repeat protein TolB — translation MEMLRRNFFRLLMVMFAGCGLIASPASALVEININKGNVEPLPIAVTDFLQGELAQKISDVVAADLKRSGLFAPIDKGAFIEKISNPDAAPRFEDWKVINAQALVTGRVTQEGDGRLKAEFRLWDTFAGQQMLGQQFYTQPENWRRVAHIIADAIYERITGEKGYFDTRIVYVAESGPKTARKRQLAIMDQDGANARALTNSNDIVLTPRFSPNRQEITYMSFENQQPRVYLLQLETGQREVVGNFPGMTFAPRFSPDGQRVIMSLQQEGNANIYTMDLRSRTTTRLTNTNAIDTSPSYSPDGSRIVFESDRGGKQQLYVMGADGSGQTRISFGDGSYSTPVWSPRGDLIAFTKQSGGKFSIGVMKPDGSGERILTTGFHNEGPTWAPNGRVLMFFRQNAGAGGPQLYSIDLTGYNEQPVQTQGFASDPAWSPLME, via the coding sequence ATGGAAATGCTGAGACGCAATTTTTTCCGCCTTCTGATGGTGATGTTCGCAGGCTGTGGGCTCATTGCTTCGCCGGCAAGCGCACTCGTCGAGATCAACATCAACAAGGGCAACGTCGAGCCGCTGCCGATTGCAGTGACCGACTTCCTGCAAGGCGAACTCGCTCAGAAGATCTCCGACGTCGTTGCTGCCGATCTCAAGCGCTCCGGCCTTTTCGCACCGATCGACAAGGGCGCCTTCATCGAGAAGATTTCCAACCCGGACGCTGCCCCGCGATTTGAGGACTGGAAGGTCATCAATGCCCAGGCGCTCGTCACGGGACGCGTCACCCAGGAAGGCGACGGCCGGCTGAAGGCGGAGTTCCGTCTGTGGGATACCTTTGCCGGTCAGCAGATGCTGGGACAGCAATTCTACACCCAGCCGGAAAACTGGCGTCGCGTCGCCCATATCATCGCCGATGCGATCTATGAGAGGATCACCGGCGAAAAGGGCTACTTCGACACCCGCATCGTCTATGTCGCCGAAAGCGGCCCGAAGACCGCGCGCAAACGCCAGCTCGCGATCATGGATCAGGACGGCGCCAATGCCCGCGCGCTCACCAATTCAAACGACATCGTGCTGACGCCGCGGTTCTCACCGAACCGTCAGGAAATCACCTACATGTCGTTCGAGAACCAGCAGCCGCGCGTCTACCTGCTGCAGCTCGAAACCGGGCAGCGCGAGGTGGTCGGCAACTTCCCGGGCATGACCTTCGCACCACGTTTCTCGCCGGATGGCCAGCGGGTGATCATGAGCCTGCAGCAGGAAGGCAACGCCAATATCTACACGATGGACTTGCGCTCGCGCACCACGACGCGGCTGACAAACACCAATGCGATCGACACGTCGCCCTCCTATTCGCCGGACGGCAGCCGGATCGTTTTCGAAAGCGACCGCGGCGGCAAGCAACAGCTCTATGTCATGGGCGCCGACGGCTCGGGCCAGACGCGCATTTCCTTCGGTGACGGTTCCTATTCGACGCCGGTCTGGTCTCCGCGCGGCGATCTCATCGCCTTCACCAAGCAGTCGGGTGGCAAGTTCTCGATCGGGGTCATGAAGCCGGACGGCTCGGGCGAGCGCATCCTCACCACCGGCTTCCACAACGAAGGCCCGACCTGGGCGCCGAACGGCCGCGTGTTGATGTTCTTCCGCCAGAACGCCGGTGCCGGCGGGCCGCAGCTCTATTCGATCGACCTCACGGGTTACAACGAGCAACCGGTCCAGACACAAGGCTTTGCATCCGACCCGGCCTGGTCTCCTCTGATGGAATAG
- the ybgF gene encoding tol-pal system protein YbgF, giving the protein MKKFVVAGLIGLVALSGLGPAANAMPLSGLFARSTHTDAASKQDLPVVKVQSADPGRVGQLEEQIRSLNGRIEEMSFQLLQMQEQIRKFQEDNEFRFQDLENGKSSSKKSGALETPKSSDQASVTPGVTDSQTSVAPPVSGNDMAANPGSTGAAPPTTLGQIIFDESGNPISATTDAQPGVNATLPGVDTGMANSAGDAGINANPGTEQQTASLDNPGDLYQSAYGHVLSGDYAMAEQEFRDYLDVFPSGDKAADASFWMGEAQYSQGKYSDAAKTFLNAHQAHGKSPKAPEMLLKLGMSLGALDNKETACATLREVNKRYPKASPAVKAKVSSEQSRFGC; this is encoded by the coding sequence ATGAAGAAATTTGTCGTGGCAGGACTGATTGGTCTTGTGGCCCTCTCGGGTCTCGGGCCAGCGGCGAATGCCATGCCACTTTCCGGGCTCTTCGCCCGCTCGACCCATACCGACGCCGCCAGCAAACAGGACTTGCCGGTGGTGAAGGTGCAGTCGGCCGACCCCGGACGGGTCGGTCAACTCGAGGAACAGATCCGCTCGCTCAATGGGCGTATCGAAGAAATGAGCTTCCAGCTCTTGCAGATGCAGGAACAGATCCGGAAGTTCCAGGAGGACAATGAGTTCCGCTTCCAGGATCTCGAAAACGGCAAGTCCTCTTCGAAGAAGAGCGGCGCACTCGAAACGCCGAAATCCAGTGATCAGGCGTCCGTCACCCCTGGGGTGACGGATAGCCAGACCTCGGTGGCACCTCCTGTCAGCGGCAACGACATGGCGGCTAATCCCGGCTCGACGGGTGCTGCGCCGCCGACGACGTTGGGGCAGATCATTTTCGACGAGAGCGGCAATCCGATATCGGCGACCACTGACGCCCAGCCCGGCGTCAACGCCACGCTCCCCGGCGTCGACACCGGGATGGCGAATTCCGCCGGCGATGCGGGTATCAACGCCAATCCGGGCACCGAGCAGCAAACCGCTTCTCTCGACAATCCCGGCGATCTCTACCAGTCGGCGTACGGGCACGTGCTTTCCGGCGATTACGCCATGGCGGAACAGGAGTTCCGTGACTATCTCGACGTCTTTCCCAGTGGCGACAAGGCGGCCGACGCCAGTTTCTGGATGGGTGAAGCCCAATATTCGCAGGGCAAGTACAGCGACGCAGCGAAGACCTTCCTGAACGCGCATCAGGCGCACGGCAAATCGCCCAAGGCGCCAGAGATGCTGCTGAAGCTCGGCATGTCGCTCGGCGCTCTCGACAACAAGGAAACCGCCTGCGCCACGCTGCGCGAGGTGAACAAGCGCTACCCCAAGGCTTCGCCCGCCGTGAAGGCAAAGGTTTCGAGCGAGCAGAGCCGCTTTGGCTGCTGA
- a CDS encoding glycosyltransferase, with product MTPATPQPGGPSPSSPPAARQAFVTLVTHADYALGARALLRSIRLTRTPADIVVLYTGGVDAAALEPLTEFDCRLVETELLPLSDDFNTRHARRNVHEKAPFTKGRKPEFHSPLDNFCKLRLWQLVEYERCVFIDADAIVLRNIDKLFRYPEFSAAPNVYESLGDFHRLNSGVFVAEPSIETFDKMLAVLDAPGAFWPRTDQTFLQSYFPDWHGLPVTMNMLQYVWFNLPTLWDWRSIGVLHYQYEKPWEADHPRADALRPLIELWHAYLTGENIPDLDTLDNPAQPGTGTP from the coding sequence ATGACTCCTGCAACGCCTCAGCCGGGGGGGCCAAGTCCCTCCTCGCCTCCTGCCGCCCGCCAGGCCTTCGTGACGCTCGTCACCCATGCCGACTATGCGCTCGGTGCACGCGCACTTTTGCGGTCGATCCGGCTGACCCGGACGCCGGCGGATATCGTCGTCCTCTACACCGGCGGGGTGGACGCCGCCGCGCTCGAGCCGCTCACGGAATTCGATTGCCGCCTCGTCGAAACGGAGCTCCTGCCCCTCTCGGACGACTTCAACACCCGCCATGCGCGCCGCAACGTCCACGAGAAGGCGCCCTTCACCAAGGGCCGGAAACCCGAATTCCATTCGCCGCTCGACAATTTCTGCAAGCTCCGGCTCTGGCAACTCGTCGAATACGAGCGCTGTGTCTTTATCGACGCCGATGCGATCGTGCTCCGCAACATCGACAAGCTCTTCCGCTACCCGGAATTTTCCGCCGCGCCCAACGTCTACGAGAGCCTCGGCGATTTTCACCGGCTGAATTCCGGCGTCTTCGTCGCTGAACCGTCGATCGAGACATTCGACAAGATGCTCGCGGTTCTGGACGCGCCGGGGGCCTTTTGGCCGCGCACCGACCAGACATTCCTGCAGAGCTACTTTCCCGACTGGCATGGCCTGCCGGTGACGATGAACATGCTGCAATATGTCTGGTTCAATCTGCCGACGCTCTGGGACTGGCGCTCCATCGGCGTGCTGCATTACCAGTATGAGAAGCCCTGGGAGGCGGATCACCCGCGCGCCGACGCTCTTCGGCCGCTTATCGAGCTCTGGCACGCCTATCTGACTGGAGAGAATATTCCGGACCTCGACACGCTCGACAATCCGGCGCAACCCGGCACCGGAACCCCATGA
- the ligD gene encoding DNA ligase D: MAARNEPLSEYNRRRDFRRTSEPKGTVARAHAGRKRFLVQKHDATRLHYDFRLEWEGVLKSWAVTRGPSLDPEDKRLAVRTEDHPLAYGDFEGTIPEEEYGGGTVMLWDTGWWEPEGDPSEGLKKGKLSFQLHGKRMSGGWALVRMRPRDDGKRESWLLIKENDKAASEDGESLVEKNLTSVRTGRTMDEIAEGKGEKRARVWHSNKSTAANLNAGAVAENKDRRKRSTRKSTGKLPAFKAPQLATLVSKAPAGDEWLNEAKFDGYRLMVAIGGGTVRCYTRNGLDWTEKFPAIASALAELDCKSALIDGEVVALSEEGSTFSALQKALRTGATTRLYAFDLVELDGKDLSRKPLVERKERLKALLDTLDTTSTVQYSEHVEGNGKHVLAAICKAGQEGIIAKEANAPYRSGRTRSWLKVKCTKRQEFVIGGYSPSTKKGRAFASILLGTFEGDKLVYRGGVGTGFAQKTLEELAAAFAKRKRKTSPFDSVPRERERDAVWLTPDLVAEVDFTELTHDGYVRHGSFEGLREDKEAKAVKLETPKPTDAAAETGKGKRATRPRTVAPAKGDADVLGIRISHPDRVLFAGQGVTKIDLARYYAVVADRMLPFAADHPVSLVRCPQGGQRQCFYQRHASDGFPQEIREVAIKEVSGETEKYMYVRDAKGLVASVQMGTLEFHIWGATIDKLETPDRLVFDLDPDPSVDFATVKRAAVALRDELSDAGLTSVPMVTGGKGVHVIVPLVRRASWDEAKGFAKKMAQRFADRDPDRFIATMSKAKRKGRIFIDWLRNERGATAICPYSTRAREGGPIATPVDWDELAELEAANSFRIADVLARIEAGTDPWRDAGETRQTLTKKILSSVAD, translated from the coding sequence ATGGCTGCTCGCAATGAACCCCTTTCCGAATACAACCGGCGCCGCGACTTTAGGAGGACAAGCGAGCCCAAAGGAACTGTCGCCCGGGCACACGCTGGCAGGAAACGCTTTCTGGTTCAGAAACACGATGCCACCCGCCTGCACTACGACTTCCGGCTCGAATGGGAGGGAGTGCTGAAAAGCTGGGCCGTAACACGCGGCCCGAGTCTCGATCCGGAAGACAAGCGCCTTGCAGTGCGCACCGAAGACCATCCCTTAGCCTATGGCGACTTCGAAGGCACGATACCGGAAGAAGAGTACGGCGGCGGCACGGTGATGCTCTGGGACACCGGCTGGTGGGAGCCCGAAGGCGACCCATCCGAAGGCCTGAAGAAGGGCAAGCTCTCGTTTCAATTGCACGGTAAGCGGATGAGCGGCGGCTGGGCGCTTGTGCGCATGCGGCCGCGAGACGATGGGAAGCGTGAAAGCTGGCTGCTGATCAAGGAAAACGACAAAGCCGCCTCAGAGGACGGTGAGAGCCTCGTCGAAAAGAACCTGACGAGTGTCCGCACCGGCCGCACCATGGATGAAATTGCTGAGGGCAAGGGCGAAAAACGGGCACGCGTCTGGCATTCGAACAAGAGCACGGCGGCCAATCTCAACGCCGGCGCAGTTGCCGAGAACAAAGATCGACGCAAGCGCTCAACGCGAAAATCCACCGGAAAGCTGCCCGCCTTCAAGGCACCGCAGCTTGCGACCCTGGTTAGCAAGGCACCCGCCGGAGACGAATGGTTGAACGAAGCCAAGTTCGACGGCTACCGCTTGATGGTCGCTATCGGCGGCGGCACCGTCCGTTGCTACACGCGCAACGGTCTCGATTGGACCGAGAAGTTTCCGGCTATTGCCTCCGCTCTTGCCGAGCTCGATTGCAAGTCCGCGCTGATCGATGGTGAGGTGGTGGCGCTGTCGGAGGAAGGCTCGACTTTTTCGGCCCTGCAGAAGGCACTGAGGACCGGCGCCACCACACGGCTCTACGCCTTCGATCTCGTCGAACTCGACGGCAAGGACCTGAGCCGCAAGCCGCTTGTCGAGCGAAAGGAGCGGCTGAAGGCTTTGCTCGACACGCTCGACACCACCTCGACCGTTCAGTACAGCGAGCACGTTGAAGGCAACGGCAAACATGTGCTGGCCGCCATATGCAAGGCCGGACAGGAAGGTATTATCGCGAAGGAGGCGAATGCTCCCTATCGCAGCGGACGCACGCGAAGCTGGCTGAAGGTCAAATGCACAAAACGCCAGGAGTTCGTCATCGGCGGCTATAGCCCGTCGACGAAAAAAGGGCGCGCCTTCGCGTCAATCCTTCTCGGCACATTCGAGGGTGATAAGCTGGTTTACCGGGGCGGTGTCGGCACCGGCTTCGCGCAAAAGACCCTGGAAGAGCTCGCGGCCGCCTTCGCAAAGCGCAAGCGCAAGACGTCTCCGTTCGACAGCGTGCCAAGGGAAAGGGAGCGGGATGCCGTCTGGCTGACGCCCGATCTTGTGGCAGAGGTGGATTTCACCGAGCTTACCCATGACGGATATGTCCGCCATGGCTCATTCGAGGGATTGCGCGAGGACAAGGAGGCCAAGGCCGTGAAACTGGAAACACCGAAGCCGACGGACGCCGCAGCGGAGACCGGGAAGGGCAAACGCGCGACCAGGCCCCGCACAGTGGCGCCCGCCAAGGGCGATGCCGATGTCCTCGGGATTCGCATCTCGCATCCGGACCGCGTTCTCTTTGCCGGCCAGGGCGTCACCAAGATCGACCTTGCCCGCTATTACGCCGTCGTTGCGGACAGAATGCTGCCTTTCGCGGCCGACCATCCTGTTTCGCTGGTGCGTTGCCCGCAAGGCGGACAGCGGCAGTGTTTCTACCAGAGGCATGCCAGCGACGGCTTTCCGCAGGAGATTCGCGAAGTCGCGATCAAGGAGGTCTCGGGCGAAACCGAGAAATATATGTACGTTCGCGACGCCAAAGGCCTCGTTGCCTCGGTGCAGATGGGGACGCTGGAATTTCACATCTGGGGCGCCACGATCGACAAGCTGGAAACGCCCGACCGTCTGGTCTTCGATCTCGATCCCGATCCAAGCGTCGACTTCGCCACGGTGAAGCGCGCGGCGGTAGCGCTGCGCGACGAACTATCAGATGCCGGCCTGACATCCGTTCCCATGGTGACCGGCGGCAAGGGCGTCCATGTCATCGTGCCGCTGGTTCGACGCGCGTCTTGGGACGAGGCTAAGGGTTTCGCCAAGAAAATGGCGCAGCGTTTCGCGGATCGGGATCCGGATCGTTTCATCGCCACCATGTCCAAGGCCAAGCGCAAGGGCCGGATCTTCATCGACTGGCTCAGAAACGAGCGGGGCGCCACGGCCATTTGCCCCTACTCCACCCGCGCCCGCGAGGGCGGGCCCATTGCGACACCGGTCGACTGGGACGAGCTCGCCGAGCTTGAGGCCGCCAACAGCTTCCGCATCGCCGATGTTCTCGCGCGGATCGAAGCCGGAACAGACCCTTGGCGCGACGCCGGTGAGACCAGGCAGACGCTGACGAAAAAGATACTGAGCTCGGTCGCCGACTGA